A window of the Ostrea edulis chromosome 1, xbOstEdul1.1, whole genome shotgun sequence genome harbors these coding sequences:
- the LOC130050099 gene encoding uncharacterized protein LOC130050099 yields MKRRKHSQEKSKLPSTKRRRLILKQERVITQGANEVLEGASYQSDIALDSNLDVEQLPEAVPSGNFKAVSIPENSTFVAFDLETTDLVRGGRMPHITQIAAKTIGTNDSFSAYVIPKMPISSAAQDITGIVYNNSGTMTVRGKHVEPKTLSSAVTKLCDWLAQYPHVFLVAHNGKTFDYPVFLSALSSIGSVGRFMDCVIGLIDSLAVFKKKYPRLSSYKQEELAKSLLNATYGAHDAEEDVNILVDLVSHSKMTEKELSTFSFPPSAVCNQLKYNKMKASNLPSLHPLIGKGVFRITIAEKIAGSGLNISHLRKNFQRDGEDGLYNTFVCKNSDGQPRVTNTKKTLEEVIPKLVQALK; encoded by the exons ATGAAGCGCCGCAAGCACTCACAAGAAAAGTCAAAGCTGCCCTCTACAAAGCGACGACGCTTGATCCTGAAACAGGAACGTGTCATAACACAAGGAGCAAATGAAGTATTAGAGGGTGCATCATATCAGTCTG ATATAGCACTTGATTCAAATCTAGATGTGGAACAGTTGCCAGAGGCAGTGCCCAGTGGGAATTTTAAAGCTGTTTCAATCCCTGAGAATTCTACATTTGTCGCATTTGATTTGGAGACGACTGATCtag TTCGAGGAGGAAGGATGCCTCATATTACCCAGATTGCTGCCAAGACCATTGGAACCAATGACAGCTTTTCTGCTTACGTCATTCCAAAAATGCCTATATCATCTGCAGCCCAAGATATCACAGGGATTGTGTACAACAACAGTGGCACAATGACTGTTCGTGGAAAACATGTGGAACCAAAGACCTTGAGTTCTGCTGTTACCAAGTTATGCGATTGGCTAGCCCAGTATCCGCATGTGTTTCTAGTTGCCCACAATGGAAAGACGTTTGATTACCCTGTGTTCCTGTCTGCATTGAGCAGTATCGGTAGTGTGGGCAGATTCATGGATTGTGTAATAGGACTCATCGATAGCTTGGCCGTCTTCAAGAAAAAATACCCCCGTTTATCATCTTACAAACAGGAAGAACTTGCTAAATCCCTTTTGAATGCTACGTATGGAGCACATGATGCTGAAGAGGATGTGAATATACTTGTGGACCTTGTTTCACACTCAAAGATGACCGAAAAGGAACTTTCTACTTTCAGTTTTCCACCAAGCGCAGTTTGCAACCAGCTAAAGTACAACAAGATGAAAGCATCCAACTTGCCTTCACTACATCCTCTTATTGGAAAAGGAGTTTTCAGGATCACTATAGCTGAAAAAATTGCAGGTTCAGGACTTAATATCTCTCATCTCAGAAAAAATTTTCAACGAGATGGGGAAGATGGGCTTTATAATACGTTTGTTTGTAAAAACAGTGATGGACAGCCCCGTgttacaaatacaaaaaaaacacTAGAGGAAGTGATTCCCAAACTTGTTCAGGCTTTAAAGTGA